In a single window of the Biomphalaria glabrata chromosome 5, xgBioGlab47.1, whole genome shotgun sequence genome:
- the LOC106063052 gene encoding uncharacterized protein LOC106063052: protein MFCTDDDESNLKATVVHPNEVLDIDVSPGVKTPPSSLFSGAADQPKNENKAKYKERKSIRLTTPIKTSAMKRGDPFLPSVFSDENPIADYTIKKNSRKKPSDCKCKGFGYNVSPSSLLPEEMRQQWGVGMFGKPTLIKTNSVTPACTTNNHVVITPSSKECELKCNQVNINRNGTGCSSSKCVLRCKNCREDPCLCTAINRSIEGFRIPDNTDRKKQKNIAKNNGSLKSKDMNKSPNPVVLTGNSNCTTLIKRIPCYNSKENSNIISTSNFHRTPMEPPSSHNVSIAESVSFKGGLATSFVGARPINPAETQTSSLKGYRREDITLSQRARHRHHPFPTRRILANISPSPILTSSNISGSSGGYERKKTLSMSTPQMIMMGSQSCACESCRRRASLVSRMEAMGFSTQAQQMLSPYLFTSTQRYQPVLMSSPLTSSNRYAPYTLPSYGYTRNSGSIYRSPERYQCSSPTYYDYSDISSYGRQPFSSTPLSMANEINKIEASFLDSENSLPSPPSSGYVEDITDLSIQDTVDFFVSMKSPFVNSSSSPVSDSSPGMYSTMSPVDRCTSPNFPSRSMSCFCAAGNNTQSFSIAQYKRDSGFGEPSSNTKYNSNHEPASQPISLLYSSLVTDLEDELQCAIENIPTV, encoded by the coding sequence ATGTTTTGTACTGATGACGATGAATCCAATCTAAAAGCAACAGTTGTCCACCCCAATGAAGTTCTGGACATAGACGTATCACCAGGCGTGAAAACCCCACCTTCCTCTTTATTCTCTGGTGCAGCCGATCAACCGAAAAACgaaaacaaagcaaaatataaagagCGGAAGTCGATAAGACTAACCACACCAATCAAAACAAGTGCAATGAAACGTGGGGATCCATTTTTACCGTCTGTTTTTTCTGATGAGAACCCCATCGCCGACTATACTATTAAAAAGAATTCTAGGAAAAAGCCATCAGATTGTAAGTGCAAAGGGTTTGGCTACAACGTAAGTCCGAGCTCTCTGCTACCAGAGGAAATGCGGCAACAATGGGGAGTTGGGATGTTTGGAAAGCCAACTTTGATTAAAACCAATTCGGTAACACCCGCTTGCACAACAAACAATCATGTGGTGATAACGCCTTCTTCCAAAGAATGCGAACTCAAATGCAACCAAGTAAATATAAACAGAAACGGCACCGGTTGCTCGAGCAGCAAATGTGTGTTACGATGTAAGAACTGTAGAGAGGACCCCTGCTTATGTACAGCTATAAACAGGTCGATTGAAGGTTTTCGAATTCCTGACAATActgatagaaaaaaacaaaagaacattGCAAAAAATAATGGTAGTTTGAAGTCTAAAGACATGAACAAAAGTCCTAATCCGGTTGTCTTGACGGGAAATTCCAACTGCACAACTTTGATCAAACGAATACCTTGCTATAACAGTAAAGAAAATAGTAACATAATTAGCACTAGCAATTTTCACCGGACTCCCATGGAGCCACCAAGCAGTCACAATGTAAGCATAGCTGAATCTGTTTCTTTCAAAGGTGGTCTCGCAACCAGTTTTGTGGGAGCCAGACCCATCAATCCTGCAGAAACACAAACAAGCTCTTTGAAAGGTTATAGACGAGAAGACATTACTTTATCCCAAAGAGCTCGTCATCGCCATCATCCTTTTCCAACAAGGCGAATTTTAGCTAATATTTCTCCGTCTCCTATTCTAACTAGCAGTAACATAAGTGGTAGTTCGGGAGGCtacgaaagaaagaaaactctgTCTATGAGTACTCCTCAGATGATTATGATGGGCTCCCAAAGCTGCGCGTGTGAAAGCTGCAGACGTCGAGCTAGCCTTGTGTCGAGAATGGAGGCTATGGGCTTTTCGACACAAGCTCAACAGATGCTGTCCCCTTATCTATTTACCTCAACACAAAGGTACCAGCCAGTCTTGATGTCATCGCCTTTAACCAGTTCAAACAGATACGCTCCTTATACTTTACCTAGTTATGGTTATACAAGAAACTCAGGGTCGATTTATCGTTCTCCAGAACGTTACCAGTGTTCAAGTCCGACATACTACGACTACAGTGATATTTCAAGTTATGGACGACAACCGTTCTCAAGCACACCCTTGTCTATGGCGAATgagataaataaaatagaagcTTCATTTTTGGATAGTGAAAACTCTCTGCCTTCTCCTCCATCGTCAGGCTACGTTGAAGATATCACAGACTTATCTATCCAGGACACGGTAGATTTCTTTGTAAGTATGAAATCCCCGTTTGTGAACTCATCTTCATCACCTGTTTCTGATTCCAGTCCAGGCATGTACTCTACCATGTCCCCAGTAGATAGATGCACGTCACCAAATTTTCCCAGCAGATCCATGTCCTGTTTCTGTGCAGCTGGTAATAATACACAATCTTTTTCCATAGCTCAATATAAACGAGATTCAGGTTTTGGAGAGCCTTCGTCTAACACCAAATATAATAGTAACCACGAACCCGCTTCACAACCAATTTCTTTACTGTATTCTTCCTTGGTCACAGATTTAGAAGATGAGCTTCAGTGTGCAATAGAAAATATTCCGACTGTGTAG